A stretch of Episyrphus balteatus chromosome 2, idEpiBalt1.1, whole genome shotgun sequence DNA encodes these proteins:
- the LOC129911506 gene encoding uncharacterized protein LOC129911506: protein MKIFCIVFVALFAMASAGISGQIIQVSPPRLVPAVQKPSVKVVSVTQQRVVPVVQQRLVPVAKAKLIQVSVPKVSKPLLVPAAKPRVQVQVVRSKPQPALPLAQGLRPGSQVHHVQVIKKSN from the exons ATGAAA atTTTTTGCATCGTGTTCGTCGCCTTGTTCGCCATGGCTAGTGCTGGTATTAGTGGTCAGATTATTCAAGTCAGCCCGCCTCGGCTTGTGCCAGCAGTTCAGAAACCAAGTGTCAAAGTTGTGTCAGTAACTCAACAACGCGTTGTACCAGTTGTTCAACAACGTTTAGTGCCAGTAGCTAAAGCAAAATTAATCCAAGTTTCTGTACCAAAGGTCTCCAAGCCACTTCTAGTACCAGCTGCCAAGCCTCGTGTGCAAGTACAAGTTGTACGTTCTAAACCTCAACCAGCTCTTCCTCTTGCACAAGGACTTCGTCCCGGTTCACAAGTTCATCATGTTCAAGTTATCAAGAagtcaaattaa
- the LOC129909505 gene encoding ras-related protein Rab-34, which produces MKSFCIVFVLLFAMASASRQIIQVTQPRIVQTIQPQRVQLVQVNQPRIVQAVRPQRVQLVAVAQPRLVPVAQPRRVQVVRQVAQPRVLQAAPQQIIVAQPRPRVQVVRPSPQVVQVVRPSPQVVQVVRPSPQLVQVVRPQPQVQTIQLVQKPRYG; this is translated from the exons ATGAAA agtttttgcATCGTGTTCGTTCTCTTATTTGCCATGGCTAGTGCTTCTCGTCAGATCATACAAGTCACCCAGCCTCGCATTGTACAAACTATTCAGCCACAGCGTGTTCAACTAGTGCAAGTTAATCAACCACGCATAGTACAAGCTGTTCGGCCACAACGCGTGCAACTAGTTGCCGTTGCTCAACCACGCTTAGTACCAGTTGCTCAGCCAAGACGTGTTCAAGTAGTGAGGCAAGTAGCTCAGCCACGTGTATTGCAAGCTGCTCCGCAACAAATAATCGTCGCCCAGCCTCGTCCTCGTGTGCAAGTAGTTCGTCCTAGTCCTCAAGTAGTACAAGTTGTACGTCCTAGTCCACAAGTGGTACAAGTTGTACGTCCTAGTCCTCAATTAGTACAAGTTGTACGTCCTCAGCCTCAAGTTCAAACAATTCAACTCGTCCAAAAACCAAGATAtggataa
- the LOC129909506 gene encoding transcription factor SPT20 homolog produces the protein MKNFIGLILIGLLIRHGFADVSHLSKHHNHNGYLPPQPVSNLFIEQDYNGINSPQSNNAVAQSQSPSGYDNESRGYLPPYQEQAQYHNHEHHHNQQQEDRGYLPPHLTPPAENHQHVQNNGYNQQPQEHQGNNIHQEDRGYLPPYQQQLQGHNDHNHNNQQIDPNLEVSYHNHHEISLEPGKVNHEHNKGSPSNEEYEDNSQGYNYSPPNQGFQEGVLQQHQQILPANNLISHPPQTIGNQNIISNPVQSQQEAPEEYHHSSQHSNLHQNEDHHHQVSQEYQGPSSSSHDHGTTFQTQIQQTNIAPTSSFQTQNNEESYQEEERGYLPPINALELPQSSDSLHIVPPAQLGLQIEKSKKTAPISHVNLPLPIPQVGYYFIPAVVTKLPSLGEIKNEQTSLEKNSPFDVSHQQQHIQQQEGPELQLQQPQLQQQNQQQQQQLGHQQHHEHQQQQLFQPEQHQHHNHQEQHHLEQQHLQHEQQQQQQQHEQHYQHQQQQLLHQEQHQHHQQQHHSEHQQLHQEQHQQQQHHQQEQQHEQHYQQQLFQQEQHQQHEQQQQQEHQHHQHSQHQQQQEQHYEQHHQQQHLQNNLQQQQQLFQQHEQSEQQHQQLSSDEVFPAEHPRTTASEIRIIPSIQTAQEISSQGYLTPTQVVSQHIADIEITPPETNHLEFGQQNFPPLIDNQQQQQHQDNFDYQQHQLEQNQNEVQNTHQQVDQPSQSGFENFAKSVVHGVNINQQNQISRTFEQTYNSHQHQENAYLPSNDNNHHHQQQAFQNQDQQVYNSKPLAAVNNQHNQVTNLQIYMASVNPNDRYGSLQFQPQQAIESNPPPVNPPIMYSKPSAVQAYAPGMAYKVSTNLPFTSFTQAGYLPPSNSRSVETQQEYSSSVGFELNEEAKKSLSQQTYHDNTIFPDILDGIQDDEVAQIMEQLQGHIRTIQITNHQDHSVKNLKVIDSSSQDGERTIEILGQSNEDPMGDHKIVHLISKVPNPQPINQTIKIFSDKKEAVPAITPLTASVTNEYLPPQLTRRRRY, from the exons ATGAAG AACTTTATTGGATTAATTTTGATTGGATTACTTATTCGACATGGATTTGCTGATGTATCACATTTATCTAAACATCACAATCACAATGGATACTTACCACCTCAGCcagtttcaaatttattcattgaACAGGATTACAATGGAATAAATTCACCTCAGTCTAACAACGCAGTTGCTCAATCACAATCCCCATCAGGATATGATAATGAAAGTCGAGGATATTTGCCACCCTACCAGGAACAAGCTCAATATCACAATCATGAGCATCACCATAACCAGCAACAGGAAGATCGAGGATATTTACCACCACATTTAACACCTCCAGCTGAAAACCATCAACACGTTCAGAACAATGGTTATAATCAACAGCCACAGGAACACCAAGGTAATAATATTCATCAAGAAGATCGAGGATATTTGCCACCTTACCAACAACAGCTTCAAGGCCATAATGATCATAACCACAATAATCAACAAATTGATCCAAATCTAGAAGTTTCTTATCACAATCATCATGAAATATCTCTTGAACCTGGTAAAGTGAACCACGAACACAATAAAGGATCACCATCCAACGAAGAATACGAGGACAATTCACAAGGATATAATTACTCTCCACCAAATCAGGGCTTCCAAGAAGGCGTTCTTCAGCAACATCAACAAATTCTCCCTGCGAATAATTTAATAAGTCATCCACCACAAACAATTGGTAATCAAAACATTATTTCCAATCCAGTGCAGTCACAGCAAGAAGCTCCCGAAGAATACCATCATTCAAGCCAGCATTCTAATCTTCATCAAAATGAAGACCACCATCATCAAGTTTCTCAGGAATATCAAGGCCCTAGTTCATCAAGCCATGACCATGGAACCACCTTCCAAACTCAGATTCAACAAACAAACATTGCACCAACATCAAGTTTTCAAACTCAAAACAACGAAGAGTCTTATCAAGAAGAAGAACGTGGTTATCTTCCACCTATTAACGCATTAGAACTTCCCCAATCATCTGATAGTCTGCATATTGTTCCACCCGCTCAGCTTGGATTACAAATTGAGAAGTCTAAAAAAACAGCCCCAATAAGTCATGTCAATCTTCCTCTGCCTATTCCTCAAGTTGGATACTATTTTATCCCTGCAGTGGTGACAAAGCTTCCTAGCTTAGGGGAGATTAAAAATGAGCAAacaagtttagaaaaaaattcaccaTTTGATGTAAGTCACCAACAGCAACATATCCAACAACAAGAAGGACCAGAGCTACAGCTACAGCAACCACAACTCCAACAgcaaaatcaacaacaacaacagcagctaGGACACCAGCAACATCATGAGCATCAACAGCAGCAATTATTCCAACCAGAACAACACCAACACCACAATCACCAAGAGCAACACCATTTGGAACAGCAGCATCTACAGCAtgaacaacaacagcagcaacaacaacacgaGCAACATTATCAGCATCAACAGCAACAATTACTCCATCAAGAACAACACCAGCATCATCAACAGCAACATCATTCGGAACACCAGCAACTTCACCAGGAGCAACATCAGCAGCAACAACATCACCAACAGGAGCAACAACATGAGCAACATTACCAGCAACAACTCTTCCAACAagaacaacaccaacaacacgaacaacaacaacagcaggaACACCAGCATCATCAACACTCTCAGCATCAGCAACAACAAGAGCAACATTATGAGCAACACCATCAGCAACAACATTTGCAAAATAATctgcaacaacagcaacaactgTTCCAACAACATGAACAAAGtgaacaacaacaccaacagctGTCAAGTGATGAAGTTTTTCCTGCTGAACATCCTAGAACAACAGCATCAGAAATTCGCATTATACCATCAATTCAAACCGCTCAAGAAATATCAAGTCAAGGCTATTTAACACCTACCCAAGTTGTTAGTCAGCATATTGCTGATATAGAAATAACACCACCTGAAACAAATCACCTTGAATTCGGTCAACAGAACTTCCCTCCGCTTATTgacaatcaacaacaacaacaacatcaagaCAACTTTGACTATCAACAACATCAATTAGAACAAAACCAGAATGAAGTTCAAAATACGCATCAGCAAGTAGATCAACCATCACAAAGTGGTTTTGAGAATTTTGCAAAGTCAGTAGTTCATGGAGTAAACATCAATCAGCAAAACCAGATTAGTAGAACTTTTGAACAAACATATAACAGTCATCAGCATCAAGAAAATGCCTACTTGCCCAGCAATGATAATAATCATCATCACCAACAACAAGCCTTCCAAAATCAAGATCAACAGGTTTATAACAGCAAACCATTAGCAGCAGTCAATAACCAGCACAATCAAGTGACAAATTTGCAAATCTATATGGCCAGCGTGAATCCCAATGACAGGTACGGATCTTTACAATTTCAACCACAACAAGCTATCGAAAGTAATCCACCACCTGTCAATCCACCAATAATGTATAGCAAGCCATCAGCAGTACAAGCCTATGCTCCAGGAATGGCCTATAAGGTTTCAACTAATCTTCCATTTACTTCTTTTACTCAAGCTGGTTATCTTCCACCATCTAACTCAAGATCTGTAGAAACCCAACAAGAATATTCATCTTCAGTTGGTTTCGAACTGAATGAGGAGGCTAAAAAGAGTTTAAGTCAGCAAACTTATCACGATAATACTATATTCCCTGATATTCTTGATGGTATTCAAGATGATGAAGTTGCCCAAATAATGGAACAACTTCAGGGACACATTCGAACAATACAAATAACAAATCATCAAGATCATTCAGTGAAGAATCTGAAAGTTATCGATTCATCTAGTCAAGATGGAGAGAGAACAATCGAAATTTTAGGTCAGTCTAATGAAGATCCTATGGgtgatcacaaaattgtacACCTGATAAGCAAAGTTCCAAACCCACAACCCATCAATCAAACCATCAAAATATTCAGCGATAAGAAAGAAGCTGTCCCTGCAATCACACCCTTGACAGCATCTGTTACCAATGAGTATTTGCCACCACAGTTGACACGACGTCGAAGatattaa
- the LOC129909507 gene encoding uncharacterized protein LOC129909507 — protein sequence MATSNFMLQRFPSAGCTVKGIKELDYTQKAISWLLAKEKFSISQGGEFGVQDTLNIVDMKAFICLLVLGVASVAGKPGGGGWSSGGGGGGGGGGGWSSGGGGGGGGGWSSGGGGGGGGSSGGSVQIIKIISEDGGGGGGGGGDWASGGGGGGGSDWSSGGGGGGGGWSGGGGGGGSGGGGDIKIVKVITLGGGGGGSGGGGGGWSSGGGGGGGGSDWSSGGGGGGGGWSSGGGGGGGWSSGGGGGGGGGSSTKIIKIIKLGGGGGGGGSGGGGGWQSSGGGGGGGGGWQPSGGWA from the exons ATGGCCACCTCCAATTTTATGCTGCAAAGATTTCCGTCTGCGGGTTGCACAGTTAAAGGTATAAAAGAATTGGATTATACCCAAAAAGCCATCAGTTGGTTACTTGCGAAGGAAAAATTTAGTATATCCCAAGGAGGAGAGTTTGGAGTTCAAGACACGTTAAATATTGTGGATATGAAA gcttTTATTTGTTTGCTGGTCCTTGGAGTTGCCAGCGTGGCTGGTAAGCCGGGTGGAGGCGGATGGTCATCAGGAGGAGGTGGCGGTGGTGGAGGCGGAGGAGGATGGTCGTCAGGCGGAGGAGGTGGTGGAGGAGGGGGTTGGTCATCTGGAGGAGGTGGAGGTGGCGGGGGGTCAAGTGGGGGAAGTGTGCAAATAATCAAAATTATCTCGGAAGATGGTGGTGGAGGAGGAGGAGGTGGTGGAGACTGGGCATCAGGAGGTGGAGGTGGCGGAGGAAGTGACTGGTCATCCGGAGGAGGAGGTGGTGGTGGCGGATGGTCTGGTGGTGGAGGAGGTGGCGGCTCAGGAGGTGGTGGTGACATCAAGATCGTAAAAGTAATAACCCTTGGTGGTGGAGGCGGTGGAAGTGGAGGTGGCGGTGGTGGCTGGTCTTCCGGAGGAGGAGGAGGTGGAGGCGGAAGTGACTGGTCATCAGGAGGTGGTGGCGGAGGGGGCGGTTGGTCATCAGGAGGAGGTGGCGGTGGTGGTTGGTCATCTGGAGGAGGGGGAGGCGGTGGTGGTGGTAGctcaacaaaaattataaaaataattaaacttgGTGGTGGAGGCGGTGGAGGAGGTAGTGGAGGTGGCGGTGGATGGCAATCATCTGGCGGAGGTGGTGGAGGAGGTGGAGGATGGCAACCTTCTGGTGGATGGGCTTAA